One genomic segment of Musa acuminata AAA Group cultivar baxijiao chromosome BXJ3-3, Cavendish_Baxijiao_AAA, whole genome shotgun sequence includes these proteins:
- the LOC135633886 gene encoding F-box protein At2g40910-like yields MSKAKNTETTELPSDLFMEMLSWIPARALLKLRCVCKCWYSITTDLAFVRLHRQQQQLLPQVTSVLAFHRHFTDDVSLLSRLDVVGATWVARDVAVWHSRPLLVVSPPCHGLFCLYHVDMDFDVCLYNPTTRKSFSLPHNFTSVNIILSDFCLGYHPVSRQYKVIHTFCTRSTSLVMEVLTVGGSTWRKVEVSSALGMLTMLNRGRPSATGTMYWLGQRNLLEDAILSLDLENERITEVPFPDIEPQHESGNNSLIEMEGTIHFAVHWFTMVDWMDIWMLQESGAHRVWIHKFHLRLCALPRGVGQVERVLRPPTPLLINQGKILISDCRRLVSYDLASKGFQHEVVFQAYDDFFPFVIVETLDSF; encoded by the coding sequence ATGTCTAAAGCGAAGAACACGGAGACGACGGAGCTTCCATCGGACCTCTTCATGGAGATGCTATCATGGATCCCTGCCAGGGCCCTCTTGAAACTCCGGTGTGTATGCAAATGCTGGTATTCCATAACGACGGACCTCGCCTTCGTCCGACTGCATCGCCAACAACAGCAACTCCTCCCTCAAGTTACTTCCGTCCTCGCATTTCACCGACACTTTACCGACGATGTATCTCTCTTGTCTCGTCTGGATGTAGTCGGTGCAACGTGGGTTGCAAGGGATGTCGCCGTCTGGCACAGCCGCCCACTGCTGGTCGTATCACCTCCTTGCCATGGATTATTTTGCCTCTACCACGTCGACATGGACTTCGACGTTTGCCTGTACAACCCCACCACCCGCAAAAGCTTCTCCTTACCGCATAATTTTACCAGCGTCAATATAATTCTCTCAGACTTTTGCTTAGGATATCATCCGGTTTCAAGACAGTACAAAGTTATCCATACGTTCTGCACCCGATCGACCTCGTTGGTGATGGAAGTACTGACCGTCGGCGGAAGTACATGGAGGAAGGTGGAAGTGAGCAGCGCTCTCGGTATGCTTACGATGTTAAACAGGGGAAGACCGAGTGCAACTGGAACTATGTATTGGCTTGGACAAAGGAACCTCTTGGAAGACGCTATTCTCTCTCTTGATCTAGAAAATGAAAGGATCACAGAAGTTCCTTTTCCGGATATCGAACCCCAACATGAGAGCGGTAACAACTCATTGATAGAGATGGAAGGCACCATTCATTTCGCTGTCCATTGGTTCACCATGGTAGACTGGATGGATATTTGGATGTTGCAAGAGTCGGGTGCCCACCGAGTGTGGATCCATAAGTTTCATCTCCGTCTGTGCGCATTGCCGAGGGGAGTAGGCCAGGTGGAGAGAGTATTACGTCCTCCTACGCCTCTTCTCATAAACCAGGGCAAGATTCTGATAAGCGACTGCCGAAGATTAGTGTCCTACGATCTGGCGAGCAAGGGCTTCCAGCATGAAGTGGTCTTTCAAGCTTACGATGATTTCTTTCCTTTTGTCATCGTCGAAACCCTTGATTCATTTTAG
- the LOC135634007 gene encoding leucine-rich repeat receptor-like serine/threonine-protein kinase RGI4 codes for MGSPPLQSQHPLTISSPPSPSLPSPNPDMGLPSNIRAIYRSPTIFTSLILLLTASSPFFFSCCLAIDEQGLALLSWKRSLNSSTDALSSWKPSDPDPCKWFGVSCNSKLEVISLSITSVDLQGSLPSNLQPLKSLKTLVLSVTNITGPIPKEFGDYRELAVVDLSRNQITGEIPAEVCKLSKLESLVLNSNSLQGAIPADIGNLSSLTYLTLYDNFLSSEIPASIGKLQKLEVFRSGGNQNLKGSLPPEIGNCSNLVMLGLAETGISGKLPSTIGLLQRLQTIAIYTAMISGTIPEEIGNCTELTSLYLYQNSLSGPIPFKLGKLENLRSLLLWLNSLVGSIPPELGRCKQLVLVDLSMNLLTGSIPRSIGNLTNLQQLQLSTNQLSGLIPQEISSCAALTDLEVDNNELSGEIQIDFAKLENLTLFYAWQNRLTGSIPASLAQCPTLQSVDLSYNNLTGPIPKDLFGLQNLTKLLLLWNELSGFVPPDIGNCTNLFRLRLNGNRLAGTMPAEIGNLKSLNFLDMSNNLLIGPIPTAISGCESLEFLDLHSNALTGGLPESLPKSLQFIDVSDNRLSGPLSAAIGSLPELTKLIAGRNQLSGGIPAELGSCSKLQLLDVGDNSFSGRIPGELGQLPALEISLNLSCNHLSGDIPARLSALEKLGCLDISHNELSGNLDVLAVLQNLVTLNVSFNAFSGELPDTPFFRKLPLSDLEGNHGLFIANGPATQEPSSRAAISALKLAMSVLISVSALLLLTAVYVLVRSRTAPRRHADDTWEITLYQKLDFSADDVVRGLTSGNVIGTGSSGVVYKVGTPSGDTLAVKKMWSSDESGAFRNEIAALSSIRHRNIVRLLGWGANRSTKLLFYNYLPNGSLSGFLHRSGKEQVEWETRYEIMIGLAHAIAYLHHDCVPAILHGDVKAMNVLLGPRFEPYLADFGLARVLTGGDTTRKLESKACPRIAGSYGYIAPEYASTQRITEKSDVYSYGVVLLEVLTGRHPLDPSLPGGMHLVQWAREHLQSKRDPVELLDARLRGRPDHQTQEIQQALAIASLCLGARAEDRPTMKDVAALLKEIRRPANEEPKESAAVSAAAAAAAAAASPVRNVDLVGSSNCSFAMSDYSS; via the exons ATGGGGTCTCCCCCTCTACAATCCCAACACCCACTGACCATCTCCTCCCCTCCCTCCCCTTCCCTCCCCTCCCCCAATCCCGACATGGGGTTGCCTTCAAACATACGTGCCATCTACAGGAGCCCCACCATCTTCACCTCCCTGATTCTCTTGCTCACCGCAAgctctcccttcttcttctcctgctgCCTGGCCATTGATGAGCAAGGTTTAGCTCTGCTGTCATGGAAACGCAGCCTCAACAGCTCCACAGACGCACTCAGCTCGTGGAAGCCCTCGGACCCCGATCCATGCAAGTGGTTTGGAGTTTCCTGCAACTCCAAACTAGAGGTCATCAGCCTGAGCATCACGTCGGTCGATCTGCAAGGCTCATTGCCTTCCAATCTTCAACCTCTCAAGTCCCTGAAGACTCTTGTTCTGTCTGTTACCAACATCACTGGTCCAATCCCGAAAGAGTTCGGCGACTACCGCGAGCTTGCCGTCGTCGACCTCAGCAGAAACCAAATCACGGGCGAGATCCCTGCGGAAGTTTGCAAGCTCAGCAAACTCGAGTCGCTCGTTTTGAATTCCAATTCTCTCCAAGGCGCCATTCCTGCTGATATCGGAAACCTCTCCAGCCTCACATACTTGACTCTCTACGACAACTTCCTGAGCTCCGAGATCCCGGCGAGCATCGGGAAACTGCAGAAGCTCGAGGTTTTCCGGTCTGGCGGTAACCAGAATCTCAAAGGCTCGTTGCCCCCGGAGATTGGAAACTGCAGCAACTTGGTCATGTTGGGACTCGCCGAAACCGGCATTTCGGGGAAGCTTCCCTCAACGATTGGATTGCTCCAAAGGCTGCAAACCATCGCCATCTACACTGCGATGATCTCAGGTACGATCCCGGAAGAGATTGGCAACTGCACCGAGCTAACCAGCTTGTATCTGTATCAGAACTCTCTGTCAGGCCCGATTCCTTTCAAGCTTGGCAAGCTTGAAAACCTTCGGAGTCTGCTCTTGTGGCTGAACAGCCTGGTCGGCTCTATCCCGCCAGAGCTCGGCCGATGCAAACAGCTCGTGCTCGTCGACCTGTCGATGAATCTTCTGACCGGAAGCATTCCCCGGAGCATCGGGAACCTGACCAATCTCCAACAGCTTCAGTTGAGTACTAATCAGCTGTCAGGCCTGATTCCGCAGGAGATTTCGAGCTGTGCTGCGCTGACCGATCTCGAGGTCGACAACAACGAGCTCTCCGGCGAGATTCAAATCGACTTCGCAAAGCTGGAGAACCTCACTCTGTTCTATGCTTGGCAGAACAGGCTGACGGGGAGCATTCCGGCCAGTTTAGCTCAATGTCCGACTTTGCAGTCCGTCGATCTCTCGTACAACAATCTCACCGGGCCGATTCCCAAGGACCTGTTCGGATTGCAGAACCTCACCAAACTGCTCCTCCTGTGGAATGAACTGTCGGGATTTGTACCACCGGATATTGGCAATTGCACAAATCTTTTCCGGCTCCGGCTGAATGGTAACCGGCTCGCGGGAACCATGCCAGCGGAAATTGGCAATCTGAAGAGCCTGAATTTTCTTGACATGAGCAACAACCTGCTTATAGGTCCGATCCCGACGGCGATATCGGGATGCGAGTCCCTCGAATTCCTCGATCTCCACTCCAATGCTTTGACCGGAGGCTTGCCGGAGTCACTGCCAAAGAGCCTACAATTCATCGACGTCTCCGACAACAGGCTCAGCGGACCGTTAAGCGCCGCTATCGGTTCACTGCCGGAGCTGACCAAGCTCATCGCGGGAAGAAATCAGCTCTCTGGTGGGATCCCAGCAGAACTTGGATCATGCAGCAAGCTACAGCTACTGGACGTCGGTGATAACTCTTTCTCCGGAAGGATTCCTGGCGAGCTAGGCCAACTTCCGGCGCTCgagatctcgcttaatctcagctGTAACCATCTCTCCGGCGATATCCCGGCCCGACTCTCCGCCCTCGAGAAGCTTGGATGCCTCGACATCTCCCACAACGAGCTCTCCGGCAACCTCGACGTGCTCGCCGTGCTGCAGAACCTCGTCACGCTTAACGTGTCCTTCAACGCCTTCTCGGGCGAACTGCCCGATACTCCCTTCTTCAGGAAGCTCCCGCTCTCCGATCTCGAAGGCAACCATGGGCTGTTCATAGCCAACGGCCCTGCAACACAAGAACCATCGAGCAGAGCAGCAATCTCCGCTCTGAAGCTCGCTATGTCGGTCCTGATCAGCGTCAGCGCATTACTGCTGCTGACGGCCGTCTACGTGCTGGTACGTTCTCGTACCGCCCCTCGCCGACACGCGGACGACACGTGGGAGATCACCCTCTACCAAAAGCTCGACTTCTCGGCAGACGACGTAGTCCGGGGACTGACATCGGGGAACGTAATAGGGACCGGAAGCTCCGGCGTGGTCTACAAGGTCGGGACTCCGAGCGGCGACACGCTGGCCGTCAAGAAGATGTGGTCGTCGGACGAGTCAGGGGCGTTCCGCAACGAGATCGCCGCCCTGAGCTCGATAAGGCACCGGAACATCGTGCGCCTGCTGGGGTGGGGCGCCAACCGGAGCACCAAGCTGCTGTTCTACAACTATCTACCGAACGGGAGTCTGAGCGGGTTCCTTCACCGGAGCGGGAAGGAGCAGGTGGAGTGGGAGACGAGGTACGAGATCATGATCGGGCTGGCTCACGCCATAGCCTATCTGCACCATGACTGCGTGCCGGCCATCTTGCATGGAGACGTCAAGGCCATGAATGTGCTGCTGGGGCCGAGATTTGAACCATACTTGGCGGACTTCGGCCTGGCCAGAGTACTAACCGGTGGTGATACTACACGCAAGTTGGAGTCCAAAGCCTGTCCTCGTATTGCCGGTTCCTATGGATACATTGCTCCAG AGTATGCTTCGACGCAACGGATTACAGAGAAGAGTGATGTCTACAGCTACGGTGTTGTGTTGCTCGAAGTCCTAACAGGGAGGCATCCACTAGACCCGTCGCTGCCCGGGGGAATGCATTTGGTGCAGTGGGCGCGAGAGCACTTGCAGAGCAAGCGCGACCCGGTGGAGCTGCTCGACGCCAGGTTACGAGGCCGGCCGGACCACCAGACACAAGAGATACAGCAGGCGCTTGCAATCGCTTCGTTGTGCCTCGGTGCGCGGGCCGAAGACCGGCCGACCATGAAGGACGTGGCTGCACTGTTGAAGGAGATCAGACGGCCGGCGAACGAAGAGCCCAAAGAGTCGGCGGCGGTATctgcagccgccgccgccgccgccgccgccgcttctcCCGTCCGGAATGTGGACTTGGTAGGCTCTTCCAATTGCTCATTTGCAATGTCGGATTACTCCAGCTGA
- the LOC135634008 gene encoding kinesin-like protein KIN-14F, translating into MALLGKIIGLRGGRGLKELRADQSITDELAIRKAEEAASRRYQAAKWMRQMDQGASETLPEKPTEEEFCLALRNGLILCNVLNRVNPGAVPKVVENPVITIQSTDAAAQSAIQYFENMLNFLVAVGDMKLLTFEASDLEKGGSSNKVVDCILCLKGYHEWKLAGGVGVWRYGGLVKITTLSQRLQSSFLGGGSSDEPADDYSLQNNQQFSEFLHLVAEATLEESKTSNALNILFDQFGIQLLKAFLAECGDAEDFPMVEMFIDLVLDQAVKEFHMSLASQKDKLSLLLKEAMKGQNKTVTKAHLMEAVSKFLIRNTCDSSFSLMENREVKLENQQKQLETLKMSFHEIKNEVECSQKKWNEDFEKLECQVQGLKLNSSSYLKLLEENRLLYNQVQDLKGNIRVYCRVRPFLPKQSDRRSTVEHIGENGNIVIVDHNKQGKDARKIFAFNKVFGENTTQSEIFSDTQPLIRSVLDGYNVCIFAYGQTGSGKTYTMSGPDITAEETWGVNYRALNDLFEISQSRQGIVSYEVSVQMIEIYNEQVRDLLVVDGSNRRLDIRNYSQLNGLNIPDASLVAVKCTKDVLELMKVGQGNRVVGATVLNERSSRSHSVLTIHVQGKELASGSKLRGCLHLVDLAGSERVDKSEATGDRLKEAQHINRSLSALGDVISALAQKSSHIPYRNSKLTQVLQDSLGGQAKTLMFVHLNPEANAFGETISTLKFAERVASIELGAAQVNKEAGQVIELKEEISRMRTALESKESEVKQLKILTRQIAYEEQKTGIRSPSELIMKKPELSQQTMGKSRKHESRSCSSVKRRNPVRSSMFSDKEIDSRSPFTGGESCNSRNLRSPSPPIRRSLSTDRAAVMRRKTRIETLDERTPLKLQFSERASVDRSNATLSSVLTSESLSRCWDPQEIGNLRRLNPEQGDKKKFKPTVYVRHGENQKINAENKPKAKNEELVGFQTSDTNSRVNEPAKKRSESSETENEYTLFECVNDRSQKLKKFQHNARTSAHVKPRAPVQAEEPLSNGKHLNRPPNSAAQNIKERTNAMASDMRSSKALPHAKFIL; encoded by the exons ATGGCGCTGTTAGGAAAGATTATAGGACTGCGAGGAGGACGGGGGCTGAAGGAGCTCAGAGCTGATCAGAGCATCACCGACGAGCTGGCTATTCGGAAGGCAGAAGAAGCGG CTTCAAGAAGATATCAAGCAGCGAAATGGATGCGGCAAATGGACCAGGGAGCGTCGGAAACCCTGCCGGAAAAACCCACGGAGGAGGAATTCTGCCTCGCTCTGCGCAATGGCCTGATCCTCTGCAACGTCCTTAACCGAGTCAATCCCGGCGCTGTCCCAAAG GTTGTAGAGAATCCTGTTATTACTATTCAGTCGACTGATGCAGCAGCTCAATCTGCGATTCAATATTTTGAGAACATGTTGAACTTTCTTGTTGCTGTTGGGGACATGAAGCTGCTGACATTTGAAGCATCAGATTTAGAAAAG GGTGGCTCATCAAACAAGGTTGTGGATTGTATCCTTTGTCTCAAAGGATATCATGAGTGGAAACTAGCTGGTGGAGTTGGTGTCTGGAGGTATGGTGGGCTTGTCAAGATCACAACATTAAGCCAGAGGTTGCAATCCTCTTTTCTTGGTGGTGGAAGTTCAGATGAGCCAGCAGATGATTATAGCTTGCAGAACAACCAACAATTTTCTGAATTTCTACATCTGGTTGCTGAAGCCACCCTAGAAGAGTCCAAAACTTCTAATGCCCTTAATATCCTCTTTGACCAATTTGGCATCCAACTTTTAAAAGCTTTCCTTGCAGAGTGTGGTGATGCTGAAGACTTTCCCATGGTAGAAATG TTTATTGATTTGGTGCTCGATCAGGCTGTTAAAGAATTCCATATGTCTCTTGCATCTCAAAAAGATAAG CTCAGCTTGCTTTTGAAGGAGGCAATGAAGGGTCAGAATAAAACTGTGACAAAGGCACATTTGATGGAAGCTGTTTCAAAATTTCTTATAAGAAATACTTGTGATTCATCTTTTTCATTAATGGAAAATAGAGAGGTCAAACTAGAAAATCAACAAAAACAACTAGAG ACATTGAAAATGTCTTTTCATGAAATTAAAAATGAAGTTGAATGCAGCCAGAAGAAATGGAACGAGGACTTCGAAAAGCTTG AATGCCAAGTACAAGGCCTCAAACTAAACAGTTCTTCATATTTGAAGTTGCTTGAAGAAAATCGTCTACTTTATAATCAAGTGCAAGATCTTAAAG GTAATATTAGGGTATACTGCCGAGTGAGGCCATTCCTACCAAAGCAATCTGACAGAAGATCAACCGTTGAGCATATTGGAGAAAATGGAAATATTGTAATTGTGGATCACAATAAGCAGGGGAAAGATGCAAGGAAGATATTTGCTTTCAACAAAGTCTTTGGAGAAAACACCACCCAGT CCGAAATCTTTTCTGACACTCAGCCATTGATAAGATCCGTTTTGGATGGTTACAATGTTTGTATTTTTGCCTATGGACAAACAGGATCTGGGAAGACATACACAATG AGTGGTCCAGACATAACAGCAGAAGAAACATGGGGTGTGAACTATCGAGCACTAAATGACTTATTTGAGATATCACAATCAAGACAAGGTATCGTCTCATATGAAGTGAGCGTTCAGATGATTGAAATATACAATGAACAAGTGAGAGATCTCTTAGTGGTGGATGGTTCTAATAGAAG ATTAGATATACGGAACTATTCTCAATTAAATGGCCTCAACATTccagatgcaagtttggttgcagtTAAATGTACTAAAGATGTACTTGAATTGATGAAAGTTGGTCAGGGAAATCGTGTGGTGGGAGCTACTGTATTAAATGAACGCAGCAGCCGTTCTCACAG TGTTTTGACGATTCATGTCCAAGGGAAAGAATTAGCTTCTGGTTCAAAGCTAAGAGGTTGTCTTCACCTGGTTGATCTTGCTGGAAGTGAAAGGGTTGATAAGTCTGAAGCTACTGGAGATAGATTAAAGGAAGCTCAACACATAAACAGATCACTGTCAGCACTTGGAGATGTTATCTCAGCACTTGCACAGAAAAGTTCCCACATTCCATACAGAAATAGCAAACTTACACAAGTACTGCAGGATTCTTTAG GTGGGCAAGCCAAGACCTTGATGTTTGTTCATTTAAACCCCGAGGCTAATGCATTTGGAGAAACAATTAGCACACTCAAGTTTGCTGAGCGTGTTGCCTCGATAGAGCTTGGAGCAGCTCAGGTTAACAAGGAAGCTGGTCAAGTTATAGAACTCAAAGAAGAG ATCTCTAGAATGAGGACAGCGCTTGAAAGTAAGGAGTCTGAAGTAAAGCAATTGAAAATTTTAACTCGTCAGATTGCCTATGAGGAGCAAAAGACAGGAATTAGATCACCATCTGAGCTGATCATGAAGAAACCTGAACTTAGCCAACAGACAATGGGCAAATCAAGAAAACATGAG TCGAGAAGCTGCTCATCTGTAAAGCGCAGAAACCCCGTTCGATCTTCTATGTTTTCAGATAAAGAAATTGATTCAAGATCACCTTTCACTGGTGGAGAGAGCTGCAATTCCAGAAATCTGAGATCCCCATCGCCGCCCATAAGAAGATCATTATCTACAGACCGTGCTGCTGTCATGAGGAGAAAGACTAGGATTGAAACCCTTGATGAGAGGACACCATTGAAATTGCAGTTTTCGGAGAGAGCATCTGTCGACAGATCCAATGCAACTTTATCATCAGTGCTTACAAGTGAGAGTTTAAGCAGATGCTGGGATCCACAAGAGATTGGCAATTTAAGAAGACTCAACCCTGAGCAAGGAGACAAGAAGAAGTTCAAGCCAACAGTTTATGTGAGGCATGGTGAAAACCAAAAGATTAATGCCGAGAATAAGCCTAAGGCAAAAAATGAAGAGTTGGTTGGATTTCAGACATCTGATACCAATAGCAGAGTGAATGAACCGGCAAAGAAGAGGAGTGAATCTTCTGAAACAGAAAATGAGTACACCCTTTTCGAGTGCGTAAACGATCGCAGCCAGAAGCTGAAGAAGTTTCAGCATAATGCAAGGACATCAGCACATGTCAAACCTAG GGCACCAGTTCAGGCAGAGGAGCCATTGTCAAATGGGAAGCACCTGAACAGGCCTCCGAATTCTGCAGCTCAGAACATAAAGGAACGTACTAATGCCATGGCTTCTGACATGAGAAGTAGTAAAGCTTTGCCTCATGCAAAATTCATTTTGTAA